DNA sequence from the Myxococcus guangdongensis genome:
TTCCTCGCGTCGACTCCGACTGACGCGCAGGCGCTGGCCGGTGCTCAGCACCACCACCACCTCCGTCGCCGAGTCGTGATGCAGCTCACGGATGCGCTCCACGTTGACGATGACCGAGCGGTGGATGCGCACGAAGCGCTCCGCGTCCAGACGGGATTCCAGTGACGCGAGGCTCTCGCGCAGCACGTGCTCCTTGTCGCCCACGTGCAGCGTGACGCAGTAGTCGTCCGCGCCAATCCAGTCGATGTCCGTCACCGGCACGAGCACCGAGCGCGCCCCCACCTTCACCACCAGCCGGTTCGGGTGTTCATCCTGTCGGGGAGCGTCGCTCTCCATGGGAGTCGAATGCCCCGTGTCCGCGAGCAGGGCCGCGAGCTTTCGCCCCAGCTCCACGGCCTCGCCCTGTCGCAGTCGTTGCCGGGCTCGGCTCAGCGCCTCGTCGAAGCGCTCGTCCGCGAAGGGCTTCACCAGATAGTCCACCGCGTGCATGTCGAAGGCGCGCACGGCGAAGGTGTCGAACGCGGTGATGAAGATGACCGCGGGCATCCGCGACACGCCCACCTCGCGGATGACCCCGAAGCCATCCAGCTCCGGCATCTGCACGTCGAGCAACACCAGCGAGGGCTTCAGCGCGTGGATGGCGTCCACCGCCTCGCGACCATCGCGGCACTCGCCGCACACCGTCACGTCCGGATGCCGCGCCAAGACCTGCCGGAGCCCGCGCCGCGCCAGCGGTTCGTCATCCACCAGGAGGACACTGAGCTCAGCCACGTGCGGCCCCTCGGGAGTCCTCGCGCTGGAAGGGCAGCGACACCGTGGCCACGGTCCCCACGCCCTCCGGCGCCGCCGCCACGCTCACGCGCCCCGCCGCCCCGTAGAGCTGGGACAGCCGCGCCCGGGTGTTGGACAGCCCGATGCCCGGGCTTCGCTCCACATCGAAGCCCACGGGCAAACCCGGCCCGTCGTCCTCCACCTCCAACTCCAGCGCCTCGCCGTGCCGCCGCGCCCGGATGCGCAGCATCCCCGCCGCCGTGCGGGCCGACACCCCGTGCCGGATGGCGTTCTCCACCAACGGCTGCAGCACCAGGTGCGGCACTCGCGCGTCCATCAACGCCTCGTCCACGTCCCAGTCCACGCGCAGCCGGTCCTGGAAGCGCAGCTGCTGTATCTCCAGGTACCGCTCCAGCACCGACAGCTCGTCCCGGAGGGACACCTCCTGCGTCGCGCCCTGCTGGAGCAACCGGCGCAGGATGTCCCCGAGCAACACCAGCATCCTCGCGGCCGTGTCCTTCTCCCCATCCCGCACCAACACGACGATGGCGTTCAGGGTGTTGAACAAGAAGTGCGGATGGAGCTGGACCTGGAGCGCCTGGAGTCGGGCCTCGGCGAGCTCGACGGCGAGCGCCGCGGCCTGACGCTCCCGCGCTCGCTCCCTCCTCCGGGCCGCCAGCGACTGCGCCACCCCCACCGTCGCGACATACGTCATCGCCATCATCGGCAACCAGCCCAGCGCATAGCGCGTCAGCATCGCCCCGAAGGACACGCTTCCCATCCCCGCGCCCAAGGCCCGCTGGCACACCGTGTACACGAGCGCGAACAGCCCGCTCACGCCCAGGCACGCCAGCACGTGCCCCACCCAGGCGCCCGCGCGGAAGGGCCGCCCC
Encoded proteins:
- a CDS encoding LytR/AlgR family response regulator transcription factor, which codes for MAELSVLLVDDEPLARRGLRQVLARHPDVTVCGECRDGREAVDAIHALKPSLVLLDVQMPELDGFGVIREVGVSRMPAVIFITAFDTFAVRAFDMHAVDYLVKPFADERFDEALSRARQRLRQGEAVELGRKLAALLADTGHSTPMESDAPRQDEHPNRLVVKVGARSVLVPVTDIDWIGADDYCVTLHVGDKEHVLRESLASLESRLDAERFVRIHRSVIVNVERIRELHHDSATEVVVVLSTGQRLRVSRSRREELERRLGRAR
- a CDS encoding sensor histidine kinase, which translates into the protein MEETAASTWRRALGLVAVWTVPGTLSALETYFFSLSSPRPMEPWRAFLTQLPGWYVWVPVTPLVFALAERLRLGRPFRAGAWVGHVLACLGVSGLFALVYTVCQRALGAGMGSVSFGAMLTRYALGWLPMMAMTYVATVGVAQSLAARRRERARERQAAALAVELAEARLQALQVQLHPHFLFNTLNAIVVLVRDGEKDTAARMLVLLGDILRRLLQQGATQEVSLRDELSVLERYLEIQQLRFQDRLRVDWDVDEALMDARVPHLVLQPLVENAIRHGVSARTAAGMLRIRARRHGEALELEVEDDGPGLPVGFDVERSPGIGLSNTRARLSQLYGAAGRVSVAAAPEGVGTVATVSLPFQREDSRGAARG